The genome window CAAATCCGGCGCAATGCCCACGCCGGTATCGGCCACCTGCATGCGCACAAACCGCCCCGCCCGCGCCCGCGGATGATGCTGGGCAAAGTTCTCGTCCAGTTCAACTTCCTCGGTGGCGAGGGTCAGCGTGCCGCCCTCGGGCATGGCGTCGCGCGCATTCAAGGCCAGATTGGCCAGCACCTGCTCCACCATGGCGGGATCGGCATGAATGGGCGGCAGCTCGGGGGTGAGATTAAACTGGACCTTCACTTTTTCGGTGACCACCCGGTGCAACATGCGGGCGTAATCCACCAGCAGTTGATTCAAATCCACCTCTCGCGCCTGCATGTTCTGCCGCCGGCTGAAGGCCAGCAACTGGCGGGTGAGCGCCGCGGCGCGGTCTGCCGCCTGGCTGATCTGGTCCAAGCAATCCTTCACCACGGGGTCCAGGCCCGGCTCGCTCATCCCCAGCGAGGCGTTGGCCTGGATGATGGTGAGAATGTTGTTGAAGTCATGGGCCACCCCCGCCGCCAGTTGCCCCACCGACTCCATTTTCTGCGCCTGCCGCAGTTGATGCTCCATCTTGGATTGGCGGGTGGTGTCATACACCATGACCAGCAGGCAGGGTTCCTTGATCCACTCGATAACCTCCGCAAAAAGGCGGGCCGTGCCGGCCCGTCCGCCCTTGCCCCGCCACTGGATTTCCACATCGCGGAGCTGGCCGCCTTTGCGGGCCTTCTCGCTGATTTCCTTCACCTGGGCGGGGCGGGCGTTCAAGCCCAGTTCCTCCACGCTGCGCCCCAGCACTTCCTCGCGCTGGTAGCCAAACAGTTGGAGGAAACTTTGATTCACCTCCAAAATCCGCCCATGGTCCAGGCCGCGCAACACAATCGGCAGGGGGGAGGAACGGAAAATCTGGGCAAAGCGCTGCTCGGAGCGGCGCAGCTCCTCTTCAATCTGGCGGCGTTCCACAACCTCGCGCTGCAGTTCAGCGGTGCGCTCCTGCACCCGCTGTTCCAAGGTGGCCCGGGCCTGCTCCAACTCGGCATCCCGCGTCTGCACCGCCTCGAGCATGTAATTAAAGGCGTGGACAAGCTGGCCCACTTCGTCGGGGGCTGCTGCGCGGGCGCGCACCGAATAATTGCGATTCTCCGAAACCTGCCGGGCCACGGAGGCCAGCTCCATGATGGGGGCCGTGACCGGCCGCAACAGCCGGCGCAAGACCAGCCCGGTCGCCAGAAGGGCCAGCCCCATCCCCAACAGCATCCAGCCCGCCTGCTGCAGCAGCAGTTTCTCATAAGCATCCAAACTGCTGGCCACCACCACATGGCCCAGGAGCTGGCCGCTTTGTTCAATGGGCCGCTCGATGACCAGGCAGCGGCTCCACCACATGGCCAGCGCCGAGGAAGTCGCCTGCTCCGGTAGAGGATGGGGAGAGGCCGGGTTGCGCTGATACTCGGCAAAGACTTTGCGTTTGGGGGTCAAAATCCAGGCGGCCTCCACATCCCGGTCCTGCGCCAAAGCGCCCAGCGTATCCTGGGCGTCCCGCGCATTTTCAAACACTAATGCCACGGTACATTCCCGGGCCAGAACGTCCGCCAGCGCCGCAAATCGCCGCTGCGCCTCCTGGCTGAAGGAATAGACTCCTGCCGCCATGACCGCGGCCAAACACGCCACGAAGGCCAAGAACACTGTGGCCATGGTCAGCCCGCCGAGCTTGCGGGCCAGCGGCAACTGCAAAAACCATGAGCGCAGGGCGGACATAGGGGCTAACGGGAAGGCGGAGTCGGCCCGGCCACAATTTTCGCCTGCCGCAGCAGCCGGGAGCTGGGACGCAGACGGGCGCGCTCACAAGCGTTGAGGTTGATTTCAATTTGGACCCGGCGATCGCTAAGATTCAAACCGACCATGCCTCCTTTGCGGCAAAAGTCCGGCAACGCACTCACTGTCAGAATGCCCTGCCCATCGAGGTCTGCTAGCATGGTGGTCATTGCCCGCTCCGGTACCTGCTCGCCAATAACCACCACGTGGCACTTGGCAGCGTTGGTGCGCGAAAGGCTAGGGGGGAGTTTTTGGATTGTCAAGGCGCGGCCCAGGGAGGCGGGGGCGGCGTTGGCCAGTTGCTCCAGGGCGGCGATCAACGGGCCTTCGCCCACCACGCCAATGACCAGCGGCGCATTGGTGGGCGGCGGCGCGGGCCATTCCACAAAGCGCGTGATTTGATAGACCACGGCCGCTTTCAATTCCGCCTCGGTGGGCTGGGGCAGCTCACTTTCCGCCGCCAGGCTGAAGAAGGCGCTCAGGCTGAGCAGCAGCCACCACCCGCTCCGGCGTGGGGCGGGGCCGAACCAATGGGCCTTGTGGCGGCGCCAGGACATGGTTGGGTTAAAAGCGGTAGGTCAGTTTCAGCCGGAATTCGCGCCCCGAAAATTCCATGAGCGGGCCGGAATTAACCCAAAACTCATCCCCCACCGGATAGGCGTACTTGTGTCCAAGCACATTATAGACACTGGCGGAAAAATCGAAGTTTTTCCCGAAAGGCCGGCTCCACAAGGTCATGTTAAGCAGCCAGTAATCATTGGCCTCCACCCCCGGCATCCCGGTCTGGGTGTCGCTGGAATAAAGGCATTCAATGTTCCACCACCACCGATCCCGATAGAGGGGAATGGAAAGGTGGTTTTTGACCAGGTGTTGTGGCGAGTTGTCCAAACTTTGGCCGCGGACACGGTTGCGCTGCAGGGCGTAGCTGGCACGCCAGCGCCAGCCGTTGTCGAAGAGGTAATCCAGCGCGGTTTCCAGACCGGAGGCACGGACCCGATCAAGGTTTTGGTATTGCAGCAGGCCGGTGCCGGGTTGGGGCTCCATTGAAATCAGATCGTGAATCCGGTAGTGATAGCCGGAGAGGCGCAGGGTCAGCCGTTGCGCCAGCCGCTGTTCCCACACCAGCTCATAAGTCGTGATGGTTTCGGGACGCAAAGCCGGGTTGATGGTGTAACCGTCATCGGCTTGATAGTACATCTCGAAGACATTGGGCGCACGGTAGGCCGTGCCATAAAGTGCCTTGAGGGTGGTACGCTGCCAAGGCTGATAGATCAAGGCCAGCCGTGGGTTGGCTTCCCAGCGGTGCCAGGAATGATAATCCAGTCGGCCGCCGGTGTTAAGCCGGAGGTTGCGGCGCAGCACCCATTCCATCTGGGCAAACCCCGCCCACAGCCAATGACTGCGGTGATCGTCACAGTAGGTAACGCCCGTTTCGTCCCAGTAGTTTTGGTCCTGGGTGATATGATGATGGAACTCGGTGCCCAGGGTGAGCAGGTGGCGGTCCCAAAGCCGGGCGTCAAACTGCGCTTCCACGCCGTATTCCCGGCCTATGGCCTGGTCAATGGTCAAGATGCCCCCATAGGGATACCACCCCCGATAGCGATAGTCATTGTAGAAACTGCGCGCCTGCAGACGGCGGTCTTCCCCCCAGGAATGGTCCCACTTAACCTGCAAGTAGCCATACTGTTCCTCCCATTGAGTGCGCGGATCGCCAGGATCACTGGCATAAGTGCCGCTGGGAATGCCGTTGGGCGCACGGCTAAAGGCGGCGTTCAGCGACCAATCACGCCAGCTTAGCGCCCCCAAAAATCGCGCCGTTTCCACATAATCTTGGCGGCGGGAGGTCCACACCTTGCCGGCGGCGTCAGTGAAACTCAACTGCCGCGGCCCCGGATCATAGCCATAATCTCCGCTCAGAAGCAGCTCCACCCCGGAATTGGTAAAAAACTGGCCATACGAAAACCGCCCGTGCCCGGCCACATGACTGCCCATGCTCGCCGAGGCCTCCGCGCCGCCGAGGTCACGGCCTTTTTTGGTGATGACGTTGATGACCCCAAAAAAGGCATTGTTGCCGTACATGGCCGCCCCCGGCCCCGGGATGACCTCGATGCGCTCGATCAAATCCAAATCCACCGGAAACTCCGGCCCGATGGGGGCGCTGTCGTAAATGCTGTTGTTCAGGCGGTGTCCGTTGAGCAACAGCAGGTAGCGCGAATTGTAGTCGCCGGGCCGGTTGAAACCGCGCGTTCCCAAATACCAATAATCCCGGTCATTGGTGGTGTACAGGCCCGGCACGCTGTTCAGAGCGTCAGCAAGCGTCCGCCAGCCGTGCTTTTGGATGTCATCGGCGGTTAATAGGGTCACGGCCGACGGCGCCTCCCCCTTGGGCTGGCGACGGCGGGAGGCCCCTTCCACCGTACCCGCCTGCAATTGCAACAATTGCTCCAGCTCCAGCCCCAGCAACGCCGCACTCGGGACGTTTGTTGAGGGCACGGCATGGGGCTCCGCTCCCGGCAACCCTGCCGGGAGGCAAACCAAACCCAGACTTAAAGTCCATACGGACGCCTGGGACCTCAAACCACTTCTTTTTCGATGACACTTCATGCCGCGGGGCTTGATATAATTCGCCCCTGCATCCTCTTCGGCAGTTTGGGGCAAACACTTTAGGGCGAAATCGCACCCCCCCTCTCTGCCCCTTGGGGGGAGGCATCAGGGCGAAAACAGTTGACATTATTAGCTATTTAGCTAATTATTTGAACCATGACTGTCTCGCTTAAAACCGCGGAGCTTAAGCGTCCCGCCCTCGTGTTCAAGGCCCTGGCCCATCCCGGCCGCCTGCTCATGGTCACCGAGCTGGCCAAGGGCGAGCGTTGCGTGTGTGAGCTGACAAAGCTGGTGGGCACGGAAATGCCCACCGTCTCGCGACATCTTTCCGTGTTGAAACACGCCGGGATTGTGGAGGATGAAAAGCGCGGCACGCAGGTTTTCTACCGCCTGGCCATGCCGTGCGTAATCCATTTTGTGCAATGCGTCATGGAAGCTCAGCCGCCGCAAGGATAATTTGGCGGCGATTTTTCGCCCATCAAGCCAGACAACCGAACGCCAAGCCCACGTATGGCCGCCTTAACTTGCTCATCCGAGGCATCCGCATCCCGCTGGCGCGAGCTGAAGATACTCGCCGCCCTGGTGGCGGTGTTTCTATTCTGCTTTTTCCTGCCGGTGGGGGAGGCCCGCTTCGACCAGGCCCTGCGGGAGGGGCTGGCGCTGACTCGCTGGTACGCCCGCGAGCACGTCGTGTTGTGTCTCATTCCGGCGCTGTTCATCGCCGGGGCGATCAGCGTGTTTGTGAATCAGGCGGCGGTGATGCGCTACTTGGGGCCGGCCGCTCCCCGGCCGCTGGCTTATGGGGTGGCCTCGGTTTCGGGCGGCATTTTGGCGGTGTGCTCCTGCACGGTGCTGCCGTTGTTTGGGGGCATCTGGCAGCGCGGGGCGGGGTTGGGGCCGGCGGTGGCCTTTCTTTATGCCGGCCCGGCCATCAACGTGCTGGCCATGGTCCTGACCGCCCGCATTTTGGGCTGGCCTCTGGGAGCGGGCCGGGCGGTGGGCGCGGTGCTGTTCAGTGTTGTCATCGGCCTGGCCATGCACGCGCTGTTTCGCCGGGAAGAACAGGCGCGGTCCGCGGCCGCCGCCCAGATGCCGGCGCCGGAGACACGCCGGCCGCTCATACAGAACGCGATATTTTTTGCGCTGCTGGCCGCGGTGCTGATTTTTGCCAACTGGGGACGACCCGCCGGCGAGGGTGGACTGTGGGCGGCGGTGCATGCTTGGAAATGGCGGCTGACCGCCCTGAGCGCGGCCGGGCTGGCTTTGGTGTTGGGGCGGTGGTTTGGCTTTGCCTGGGGCGGATTGGCCCTCGTGGGGGGGCTGGTGGCCGCCCTAGCCTGGGCTTTTCCCTCCACCCCTTTGCCGGCGTTTGTGGCCGGCACGGTGGGGTTGGTGGGGCTGTGCCTGCGGCATCCGGACGAAGGCCGCCCGTGGCTTGAGGCCACCTGGGCCCTGGCCAAACAAATCCTGCCGCTCCTGCTGGCCGGGGTGTTTGCCGCGGGTTTTCTCCTGGGCCGGCCGGGGCAGGAGGCGTTGATCCCCTCCGCCTGGGTGCAGCAGGCGGTGGGCGGCAATTCCCTCTCGGCCAATGCCGTTTCGTCCGTGGTGGGGGCATTCATGTATTTCGCCACGCTGACCGAGGTGCCCATCGTGCAAGGTTTGCTGGGCGCCGGCATGGGGCAGGGGCCGGCGCTGGCGCTCTTGCTGGCGGGGCCGGCCCTGTCGCTGCCCAACATGCTGGTGCTGCGTCAAATCATGGGCACGCGCAAGACGGTGGCTTACGTGGGCCTGGTCATCCTGATGGCCACGTTGAGCGGCCTGATTTTTGGAGCATGGCGGGGGGAATGAATGTCAGCCGGACCGCGCCGCGGTTCAATGTCGGAATAAGAACTCGCTGCTGTTGATGAGCGACCAGGAGAGGTCCAGGGCGGCATCGCGGGGCTTGAGGCCGGATTCCTGGACGTATTGCTCGAAGGTGCGCAGCTCCTTCTCCGTGGGCCAGCGGGAAAGAATGCCCAGGTAAATATTGCTGATGATCTCGCGCAGGGGCCGGTTGCCCTGCATCTGGTAGGCAATCATCTGGCTGCGCTCGAGCTTGCGCTGAATGTGGCTGGAATTGAGCAGGTGCAGGCGCTGCGCGGCGGTCAGGCGGTTGTTGCGCTCCAGCTCCAGGCCGGTGTCTCGGGGCGGGCGCCCGAACAGCTCCAGAAACGGGCTGGTGATGCTGCCATCGGCCAGCGCAATGGAGCGCTGGTTTTCCGGGATGAAGGTGAATGGCTCGGGGATGGGGCTGGAATATTTCTCGGTGGTGCCGGTGACTTGGTTGAGCGCATCAATCAACACTTCCGCCTCCAGCCGGCGCATGGGGTAGTAGGCAAACTGCTCGGCGGCCTTGGGATGCGGTTGGGGCAGCAGGGCCGAGGATTGGTAGGT of Verrucomicrobiia bacterium contains these proteins:
- a CDS encoding response regulator, whose protein sequence is MSALRSWFLQLPLARKLGGLTMATVFLAFVACLAAVMAAGVYSFSQEAQRRFAALADVLARECTVALVFENARDAQDTLGALAQDRDVEAAWILTPKRKVFAEYQRNPASPHPLPEQATSSALAMWWSRCLVIERPIEQSGQLLGHVVVASSLDAYEKLLLQQAGWMLLGMGLALLATGLVLRRLLRPVTAPIMELASVARQVSENRNYSVRARAAAPDEVGQLVHAFNYMLEAVQTRDAELEQARATLEQRVQERTAELQREVVERRQIEEELRRSEQRFAQIFRSSPLPIVLRGLDHGRILEVNQSFLQLFGYQREEVLGRSVEELGLNARPAQVKEISEKARKGGQLRDVEIQWRGKGGRAGTARLFAEVIEWIKEPCLLVMVYDTTRQSKMEHQLRQAQKMESVGQLAAGVAHDFNNILTIIQANASLGMSEPGLDPVVKDCLDQISQAADRAAALTRQLLAFSRRQNMQAREVDLNQLLVDYARMLHRVVTEKVKVQFNLTPELPPIHADPAMVEQVLANLALNARDAMPEGGTLTLATEEVELDENFAQHHPRARAGRFVRMQVADTGVGIAPDLLPRIFDPFFTTKEIGKGTGLGLAAVYGIVDLHGGWVEVESEVGRGATFSVFWPVHDGARGLPAPTADRSAIRGGDETILLVEDEPAVRGIARHVLKKYGYSVVEAISGKGALRLWPAIQDHVDMVVTDVVMPDGISGRQLAEELRRHKPSLPVLLVSGYSSELAGGDSPSLPGCKFMAKPFKPMELARVVREMLDQAKGGNGGNGSPGGNGQGENTKSP
- a CDS encoding YfiR family protein, which codes for MSWRRHKAHWFGPAPRRSGWWLLLSLSAFFSLAAESELPQPTEAELKAAVVYQITRFVEWPAPPPTNAPLVIGVVGEGPLIAALEQLANAAPASLGRALTIQKLPPSLSRTNAAKCHVVVIGEQVPERAMTTMLADLDGQGILTVSALPDFCRKGGMVGLNLSDRRVQIEINLNACERARLRPSSRLLRQAKIVAGPTPPSR
- a CDS encoding TonB-dependent receptor, with product MPSTNVPSAALLGLELEQLLQLQAGTVEGASRRRQPKGEAPSAVTLLTADDIQKHGWRTLADALNSVPGLYTTNDRDYWYLGTRGFNRPGDYNSRYLLLLNGHRLNNSIYDSAPIGPEFPVDLDLIERIEVIPGPGAAMYGNNAFFGVINVITKKGRDLGGAEASASMGSHVAGHGRFSYGQFFTNSGVELLLSGDYGYDPGPRQLSFTDAAGKVWTSRRQDYVETARFLGALSWRDWSLNAAFSRAPNGIPSGTYASDPGDPRTQWEEQYGYLQVKWDHSWGEDRRLQARSFYNDYRYRGWYPYGGILTIDQAIGREYGVEAQFDARLWDRHLLTLGTEFHHHITQDQNYWDETGVTYCDDHRSHWLWAGFAQMEWVLRRNLRLNTGGRLDYHSWHRWEANPRLALIYQPWQRTTLKALYGTAYRAPNVFEMYYQADDGYTINPALRPETITTYELVWEQRLAQRLTLRLSGYHYRIHDLISMEPQPGTGLLQYQNLDRVRASGLETALDYLFDNGWRWRASYALQRNRVRGQSLDNSPQHLVKNHLSIPLYRDRWWWNIECLYSSDTQTGMPGVEANDYWLLNMTLWSRPFGKNFDFSASVYNVLGHKYAYPVGDEFWVNSGPLMEFSGREFRLKLTYRF
- a CDS encoding metalloregulator ArsR/SmtB family transcription factor, which encodes MTVSLKTAELKRPALVFKALAHPGRLLMVTELAKGERCVCELTKLVGTEMPTVSRHLSVLKHAGIVEDEKRGTQVFYRLAMPCVIHFVQCVMEAQPPQG
- a CDS encoding permease → MAALTCSSEASASRWRELKILAALVAVFLFCFFLPVGEARFDQALREGLALTRWYAREHVVLCLIPALFIAGAISVFVNQAAVMRYLGPAAPRPLAYGVASVSGGILAVCSCTVLPLFGGIWQRGAGLGPAVAFLYAGPAINVLAMVLTARILGWPLGAGRAVGAVLFSVVIGLAMHALFRREEQARSAAAAQMPAPETRRPLIQNAIFFALLAAVLIFANWGRPAGEGGLWAAVHAWKWRLTALSAAGLALVLGRWFGFAWGGLALVGGLVAALAWAFPSTPLPAFVAGTVGLVGLCLRHPDEGRPWLEATWALAKQILPLLLAGVFAAGFLLGRPGQEALIPSAWVQQAVGGNSLSANAVSSVVGAFMYFATLTEVPIVQGLLGAGMGQGPALALLLAGPALSLPNMLVLRQIMGTRKTVAYVGLVILMATLSGLIFGAWRGE